The sequence GAACAGCGTTGGCGTTATTACTGTATAAAAATGGGCATGAGGTTACTTTGTGGTCAATCAACAATGACGAGGTAGAGGAATTAAAAAAAGAAAGGGAACACAAGAGCAAATTGCCGGGGGTGAAGATTCCAGAAGATTTGAGGATTACAAACAGTATGGAAGAAGCCGTTGCAGAGAAGGATTTTGTTGTCCTTGCAGTACCTTCACCATTTATCCGAAGCACAGCGAGAAATATGAAGCCGTATGTGGTTAAACATCAAAAGCTTATCAATGTGGCAAAAGGAATTGAGGAGACGACGCTTAAGACCCTTTCGGAACAGATTGAGGAAGAACTTCCGATGGCGGATGTAGCTGTGTTATCAGGACCGAGTCATGCAGAGGAAGTGGGCAGAGGACTTCCGACAACATGTGTTGTAGGCGCGAAGACAAAAGAGACAGCTGAATATCTTCAGAAGATGTTTATGAACGAAACATTCCGTGTGTATACAAGCCCGGATATTCTCGGAATAGAGGTAGGTGGAGCACTGAAAAATGTCATTGCACTCGCGGCTGGAATTGCGGATGGTCTCGGATACGGTGATAATACAAAGGCGGCGCTTATCACTCGTGGAATTGCGGAGATTGGAAGACTTGGTATCCAGATGGGCGGTAAGATGGAAAGCTTTACCGGACTTACCGGAATTGGAGATTTGATCGTGACCTGTGCAAGTGTACACAGTCGAAACCGAAAAGCCGGATACCTGATTGGACAGGGAAAGACGATGCAGGAAGCAATGGACGAAGTAAAGATGGTCGTGGAAGGTGTTTATTCTGCGAAGGCAGCAATGAAACTTGCAGAAAAATATGAGGTGTCCATGCCGATCATTGAGCAGGTAAATCAAGTGCTCTTTAAAGGAAAAGATGCCGCAAAGGCAGTTAACGAATTGATGTTAAGAGATGGAAAAATTGAACATAGTGACTTGCCGTGGGAGTAAAAGGAATTAAAAACAAGAGAATATAGTACATATCAAACCAATTGGCTGCATACACTGTACAAGTGAATAGCAGGAGGGATCATATGGAAGTATTCGATGTTTATAAAGATATACAGGCGAGAACCAACGGAGAAATTTATCTTGGGGTGGTGGGACCGGTAAGAACCGGAAAATCTACTTTTATCAAACGATTTATGGACTTGTTAGTTTTGCCAAAGATAGAGGATGAACATAGTAGACAGCGGACAAAAGATGAGTTGCCTCAGTCTGCATCCGGGAAAACAATCATGACGACGGAACCGAAATTTGTACCGAAAGAGGCAGCGGAAATTTCACTCATGGATGATGTGACAGTAAAAGTACGCCTGATAGACTGTGTCGGCTATATGGTGAAAGGTGCGGCGGGACACACAGAGAATGAGGAAGAACGCCAGGTAAAGACACCGTGGTTTGACTATGAGATTCCATTTACAAAAGCAGCAAGCATTGGAACACAGAAAGTGATTCATGATCATGCCACGATTGGAATCATAATCACAACAGACGGAACAATC comes from Coprococcus phoceensis and encodes:
- a CDS encoding NAD(P)H-dependent glycerol-3-phosphate dehydrogenase, producing the protein MAKAGIMGAGSWGTALALLLYKNGHEVTLWSINNDEVEELKKEREHKSKLPGVKIPEDLRITNSMEEAVAEKDFVVLAVPSPFIRSTARNMKPYVVKHQKLINVAKGIEETTLKTLSEQIEEELPMADVAVLSGPSHAEEVGRGLPTTCVVGAKTKETAEYLQKMFMNETFRVYTSPDILGIEVGGALKNVIALAAGIADGLGYGDNTKAALITRGIAEIGRLGIQMGGKMESFTGLTGIGDLIVTCASVHSRNRKAGYLIGQGKTMQEAMDEVKMVVEGVYSAKAAMKLAEKYEVSMPIIEQVNQVLFKGKDAAKAVNELMLRDGKIEHSDLPWE